A stretch of Lepidochelys kempii isolate rLepKem1 chromosome 14, rLepKem1.hap2, whole genome shotgun sequence DNA encodes these proteins:
- the PCTP gene encoding phosphatidylcholine transfer protein isoform X3, whose translation MDLDYRKQWDQYVKELCEKIYDEKRIIYWEVKYPFPLSNRDYVYIRERRDMEVDGRKIWVMLAKSMSLPQCPEKPGIIRVNSYVQSLVLESDGKTGSKVYMYYFDNPGGMIPSWLINWAAKSGVPAFLKDLQKACFNYCKKT comes from the exons ATGGATTTAGACTACAGAAAACAATGGGATCAATATGTTAAAG AGTTGTGTGAGAAGATTTATGATGAGAAGAGAATAATCTACTGGGAAGTGAAGTACCCTTTCCCTTTGTCAAATAGAGAT TATGTGTATATTCGTGAACGTCGTGATATGGAGGTTGATGGGCGGAAGATCTGGGTTATGCTGGCTAAAAGCATGTCTCTTCCTCAGTGTCCAGAAAAACCTGGGATTATCAGAGTAAATAGTTATGTGCAAAGTCTGGTGCTTGAGAGTGATGGCAAGACTGGATCCAAAG TTTACATGTATTACTTCGATAATCCTGGTGGCATGATTCCGTCATGGCTCATTAACTGGGCAGCCAAG agtgGAGTACCTGCTTTCCTCAAAGACCTGCAGAAGGCTTGCTTTAATTATTGCAAGAAAACTTGA